The DNA segment gCTGCTGTGCTGGACAGTGCCGACCTAGAGACTGTGCTTCTCTCCAGTTCTTCCCTAGCTTATTCCAGTAGTTCCCCCACTTCCAAGCCCAGCTTCAGAGGTATCTGACCAGAAAGCCTGGCTCTGGGCCGGGCTGCTAGCCCAGGGGATGGGGAACAGTGCCAGCTAATCCCTCCAGGCCTTTGACTCTGAGCTGTCACATCCACCCCAGGGCCGTGTCCTCTTTTCAGAGGGGCCTTGGCTCCCTTGGTTTTTCTCATGGTAAGCAGTAAAGTCCCAGGGCTTTGATTCCTCAGTTTCAGGCTCTCGTTTTCATGGCAGACTTTTATGAGGGCTTATGGAAAaatcagcattcattcattcattgtcatTCATTCGGTCATTCAGTCTGTTTGTCTGTCAGTGCACATCTGTTGCACACCTGCTAGTCCAGGTGGAGCCAGGGTCTTGGTAATTCCACCCTCTGACTTTGATGGCGGGCCAAGACCCCTGTTGTCCCTGGTGGACCCCGGGATCACAGCAGCTGCTGTGCTCACACCTTTAATTATCTCTGGTTTGCTCACCACCCATTGTTAGCACTCTCCGGGGCCCAGGCCAGCAGGTCCAGGCAAGTCTTGGGAGATCAGAGGGAACCAGCATCCACTCCACAGCCCCATGGCAGGCCTCACAAATGCCCTAAACCACCCAGTTGGTCCAAACATTCCTTCCCCCCCATGGGGCTTGGATCAGGGCATGGAGGCCAGGGCCCTTCTGCTCTCTTCCTGACTTGACCAGAATTCCCAGGCCCTCACCCTGGGGTACTTGGCAAATGGGCCTTTGGTCCTTGACTTCTGGGTGGTCAGTGTCCCTGGCCCTCTTATCGCAGGCCCTCCCACTTGGCCTCTCTTtgcccactgcccctcccccaggagcccTTTTTGCCTGTGATCCTGGGAAGGTGCAGGTGCAGGACAGAAAGACTGCATCTGGTTTCTGACATTGCTGGACTCACTGCTGGGGACAGTGTGACATAGAGGTGGCCAGCAGCTGACCTGGCCCAGCCCTGAGAAGAGTGTGCCTGGAGGTTGCCCCGGAGTGTGCATCCTGAGAGGGCATGGCCATCTGCCCCCAGTGACTGTTGAGCTCACTTGGTTTTGCCCCGTGTTTGCAGAGCTGCATCCCCTCTTCTTTTGCTCCATCATCTCTccggggaggtggggggtggtttCTCCTTGCTGTGCAGCCCGAAAGGCCCTGACTGAGCACAGCATCTCTTCCCAAGCAGGGTTTCCCTTCAGCAGGCCTTTCTGGGCCTCTCAAGTGCAGGGCAAGGGCGAGGCCTCGGGATCCTGCCAGCAGATGGGagatgaggaggaggagaagagaggtgCGTGCAGAGGTGACAGGTGGGCGGGGCAGTAGGGTCGTGGCTGTCACTCCCAGGTGCCCCATGTCAGTGCGGGCGGTTTTCTGTGGGGTGCAGACACACAGCCCCTCCTGGGGCAGGGCCGCCAGCCCTCCCTCCTGTGTGGAGGGTGGCTCTTGCTTCCAGGGTTCCCAGCAGGTCCTTGCCCTAATTTCTAGCTCCACAATTCCCCCGGGGCCCTCATGAAAGCCTCTGCCTTGCTGGAATCCCTCTTTATCCAGGAGCCATGGAGGTGGGCAAGGAGGAGCTAGCCCCATCCCTGGGAGCCCTTGGGGATATGAAGTCCTTCAAAAGCAGGGTGGGGAGAGCCCAGGGGGACGCCCCACGGTGTGGGCAGCGAGCAGCCGGCAGCCAGAGCTCAGGGCCAGCCAAGGACGATGTGCAGCCGGGTCCCGTGGTGGAGGCACAGTCGGAACCAGCCCCGCCTGACATCGGCATCCCGAAAGCCCAGGAGGGCCGCTTCCCAGAGCAACCCAGAGAGGGGGGGACGACCGCCCCTGAGAGCAGCGAGGAGGGCCTGGCCTCTGACGGCGACGCCGGCAAGAAGACCTACAAGTGCGAGCAGTGCGGCAAGGCCTTCAGCTGGCACTCGCACTTGGTGACGCACCGGCGCACGCACACGGGTGAGAAGCCCTACGCGTGCACGGACTGCGGCAAGCGCTTCGGCCGCAGCTCACACCTCATCCAGCACCAGATCATCCACACCGGCGAGAAGCCCTACACCTGCCCGTCCTGCTGGAAAAGCTTTAGCCACCACTCGACGCTGATCCAGCACCAGCGCATCCACACGGGTGAGAAGCCCTACGTGTGCGACCGCTGCGCCAAGCGCTTCACCCGCCGCTCGGACTTGGTCACCCACCAGGGCACCCACACAGGCGCCAAGCCGCACAAATGCCCCATCTGCGGCAAGTGCTTCACGCAGAGCTCAGCCCTGGTCACCCACCAGCGCACCCACACCGGGGTCAAACCCTACCCGTGCCCCGAGTGCGGCAAGTGCTTCAGCCAGCGCTCCAACCTCATCGCCCACAACCGCACACACACCGGCGAGAAGCCCTACCACTGCCTCGACTGCGGCAAGAGCTTCAGCCACAGCTCGCACCTCACTGCCCACCAGCGCACCCACCGTGGTGTCCGGCCCTACTCCTGCCCCCTGTGCGGCAAGAGCTTCAGCCGGCGCTCCAACCTGCACCGGCACGAGAAGATCCACACGGCGGGGCCCAAGGCCCTGGCCATGCTGATGCTGGGGGCAGCCGGGGCTCTGGCGGCACCCCCTCCGGCCCCCACCTAGGAGGCTGAGAGACAGGGGCTGGCctggagacagggaaggagggggatTGGAGCAGGGGCAGCTGCTGCGGGGGTGTGACCTGGGAGGCCCAGGAAGGGAGTTGGGGAGGTGCTGGCATGGGGATGGGGCGCGGCAACATGGGAGGAGCTCGGGTGAGGAGGAGGCATGCTCACTGCAAATTAAAGGCCTTAGAATTCGAGCGACAGCCTATAGCTCTGTCTCGTGGGGCCCTGGAGGCTGACCCTGGACTTGGCGGGGGGAAGTGGGGGCTCCGGAGTCAACCCAGTGTCTCCTCACTCAGCCATCCCTATGTCATCCCTCTGGGGGCTTGggcaccttcctccccagccttCACCTGGCTTGGACCCATTCCAGAGCCTATAGCAAAGGCTTCTGAGCACAGAGGTTTCCAAACCTGAAGTCAGCTGGCCACTTCTGAAATTGTGGACCCGGTGGGGTGGTCTGCTGCTGTGGTCACTTGTCCCAGGCATTGCCCACTGAGCTCTGGACCCTCCCTGGGCTCTTCTCTTTGGGAGCCGGGAGGAGGGCCAAGCCAGCATGGGAATTCATGCTCAGTGTCTCCTGCCTTCCCTGTCTCCTGTCTCAGGCACTGGGGCCTGCATTTTGTGACTGGACGTTTTCACCTGCGTCCCTGAGGACCCAGCTGTAATCCAGTGAGGATTTCTCACTTACCAGGGACCCTGCCCCTCCTGGTCCTTTCTGAGGCTGCTGCCAGCTTCCTCTCCTATTTCTCACCTCCTTGGTCTCTTGCACATGTCCTTTATAATTTGCCCTAACCGCCCCTGCCTGGCTGTTTTACTCCTGGCCTTCTGGTTTTTTAGCTCTGAAGCTTCCCATTCTCtacgtttttttttcccccactggggaggggtgggctcaGCTTGCTTATTGTCCTAGGTTTGCAGCTCAGCTCTCACAATTACATTCAGTCTGACACCAAATGACCTTGAGGACGTCTGCATCAGGGAGGCTGTTGGGACCCCACCTGTCTCTGCAGATCACAGGGCTAGCAGGGCAGTCGCAGCCCCGGTTAGCTCCCAGCCAATAAGGGATGAAATGTCTTGAACGGGACAGCAGACTGAGAATGGTAATAATAGCTGCCAGTGGCAGCTGCCCTGTCAGGCGTGGGACCAAGCACCATATATACGTTTCCTCAACGCTCTACAAGTCTGAGCAGTGGGTTTCATCTCagttttatagaggaggaaacaggccaAGAAGTccaataacttgtccaaagtcattgAACCAGAGAACTGGAAGCTGGGGCTCAGGTCcagggtttttatttgtttgtttatttatttacttggttgcaccgggtcttagttgtggctcactggctccttagttgcagcacatggttTCCTTAGTTGCGGCTGCAGGGCTTCTCAGTTGTGGCTCActagctccttagttgtggcatgtgaactcccagttgcagcatgcatgtgggatctagttccctgaccagggatcgatcctggggcccctgcattgggagcacggagtcctatccactatgccaccagggaagtcccaagatattTAGGGAGTTCTagacaatgctataagactaagAAAATAATgagtataaattttggaaatgaatataaattttctGGAAagataattttccctttttacatcatagaaaaataaactaaaactatCAGAAGGAAAGTACAATAAGGTGGTCAATTTCAATATAACTATAAACAAATTATCATCCATCAGCAATGCCCAATAGAATATATGGTAGGTGTGCTAGTTATTAATTTATTGTCCCTCAAACCCCCAATACACCCTTTTGTCCTGCTTTGTGGTAATGGAGCCAGATCCCACGGACGTTTCTCCTTTGCAAGCCAACTTGTTGTTAATCTTTGTCAGTACAGGGTGAAGAACAATGTAAGGGCACACTGGAAAAAGGGACTTTCAAGTTCCTTCTTCCTTGTGTAGTTTTCCACTGGGGCCAgtaaggggaggagagggagcccAGTAGCATCCACTTCAGCGGTCTTCTTAGAACAGCCTGGGCTCATCCCTTCCAGCAAGTAGTTCAAGCAAATGCAGGAAGGTGTACGTAGTAaacatctacaaatggaaaaattgaaacaatctaaatatccaagagtaggggactttaaatgGAATATGGAACTTCCATGTTTTGGAATACTATGCACCTTGCACAACAGATGGATTttgatagactttttttttttttaatattttgtctccaCAAGGCATTACTGTTATCtgagatgaattttttttaatttatttatttttggctgcgttggatcttcgttgctgtgcgcgggcttcctctagctgtGTCGAGCaaaggctgctcttcattgcggtgccgaggcttctcactgaggtggcttctcgttgcggagcatgggctgtaggtgcgcgggcttcagtagttgtggcccgcggggtcagtagttgtggcttgcgggctctagagcgcaggctcagtagttgtggggcaacggcttagttgcttcacagcatgtgggatcttcccgggccagggctcgaacccgtgtcccctgcattggcaggcggattcttaaccactgcaccaccagggaagtcctctttgatAGACTTGAGCCAACAAAAATTCATTAAATAGAATTATTCCAGATTTACCTTAGAAATAATCATAGATGTAGAACTTAAGACTGAAATATTAATAGTGCTTATTTCTGAATGGCCTTATTAGGGATATTTTTAACTTTCAGTTATTTTAACCAtcagtttttcaacaaatattgtgCCAGGCACAGTATTTAAGTTCTGGAAGTAGGGCAGTGAAAACAGTCTGATATCATGAAAATTATAGTCGAGTAGTGGGGGGCAAATATACAAATATGTCAGGTAGTGATAAaagttaggaagaaaaataaggcagggcAGAGGCATGGCAGCGGGGGCCGGGTGCTGTTTACATAGGGTTAGGGAAAAACCACTTTGAGGGAGTGCCATGTGAGCTGAGTGAGGAAGTTAGCTTTGTGGATATGGATGCCTTTAAAATTTTCcgtactttattttctttcctacaCTAAGGATGCAATACTTGCATAATCAAACAACAACCACCACAAGAAAGGATTTTCTATTTCAGAAAAAGATCTGGAGCCTCATATCTCCAAGGGGAGTAAGAAGAGGGTGGGAGCAGGTCCAAATGCATAGAGCTTCCCCGACGCGGCCCGCCTGCTTTAGATTCTCCCCAGCCTGGAGAGCCCCGCTGTCCTTCAGTCAAATCTGCTGGTCGGGGTCAGCGTCCCCGACGGCCGCATCCTGCTGAGAGACCCTAGCCGACCCTTGGGAACAGAGGATCGGCGCAGGAGGTTCCCGGCCCCTCACTGGACTGCATTTCCCAGCAAGCTCCGCGCCCTGCTAGAAGCGGCTAAAGACTATTTGGGTGGGTGCGGGACCCTAAAAGCTATAAACGAGTCTCCTAAGGCTGAGTTCCGGCTCCTGGACCACGGCCCCCTCAGCTCTCGACCCACTGTGTAGCGGAAAGAGCAGGGGACGGAAGGAAGAGTCCATGCCCGAGCATCCCTTGCGGCGGAACAGGCGATCCACTCGTAGCTGGGCCCAGAGACATCTCTGCCCAGCAGGCCAGCCTTGGCTTTTCCTTTTCACCCTTCACGGGTCAGAGGAACACAGAAAACTGAAAGACAAGGCGAGAGGGAGAAAGCGCGAATCTAGGGGCAGACCTCAGCCTGGGGGCATGGGTGTTGACCACATGACGTCACTGCCTTCTGATTGGCCATCCCTGGAAATTCTCACCGTTCATTGGTCATCCGTTAGGGAGAAGGCCCGTACAGTAGGCGAACGCCCTCCTGGGGAGAGTAGTTGGAGTGCTTGTCTCGGCGCATGCGCCGTGTTGTTTCCCGGCGAGCCCCGCGCGAATTTCCGGCGCCGAAACCTGGAGGCGGAAACTGGGAACGCCTGGGCGACTGTGGGCGGTGTGAGTCCTGGGGGGCGGGACAGGCGACGCGGCCCGCCTGGCTACGAGGTCGAGCGCAGGGCTTCGGGAGGCCGGGGCCGGCGCCCCGAGGCAGAGGCCGAAGGGGGCGCGCACCTCAGGGAGGTGCAGGGGAAAAGCCTGGGGCGCCGCACCCGCTGCCCGCCTCTCCGCCTCTCATCTCCGCTCAGGCAAGGCTGCTGGGACCGAGCGCGGGGCTCTGGCCGGGTCCGCGTTCCCGACTGCCGAGTCCTACTGAGCGACCCTGGTGAGTCCCTGGCTCTGTCCGAACGGAGCCTTCTCCTCGGTCACTGGAGGATGAGCATGGAGAGCGTACCTTTCAGAATAAACTAAATAAAGTGCTTAGTGTGTAGTAGTAAAgaattggaaacaacctgaatgcctCACTCGGGTGGGTATTCATTAAGAAACGAGCATATCCATACCACGGAATCTCCTAGAGCGGCTGAGGCAGCATTGTTGGGTagaaaagcaaatgacaaaataGTATTGCGGTAAGACCTGATTTATGTAAAAACACGCACAAAGCACTTTTCTCCCGGTTTCTATGGATATATTTCCAGTAAATGAACAGGGCAAGATTT comes from the Delphinus delphis chromosome 15, mDelDel1.2, whole genome shotgun sequence genome and includes:
- the LOC132437946 gene encoding transcriptional repressor RHIT isoform X2, which encodes MSADGGGIRATQDKEGAQETPGHGHSCQEMLSESEGTVPLGAAQESPHIKMEPEEPHPEGASQEARAQGVRGWVPLSQGSKEKSHFVPGGALPSPQISVLSHEGRTRDRRMAAALLTAWSQMPVTFEDVAVYLSREEWGRLDHTQQSFYRDILQKRNGLSLGFPFSRPFWASQVQGKGEASGSCQQMGDEEEEKRGAMEVGKEELAPSLGALGDMKSFKSRVGRAQGDAPRCGQRAAGSQSSGPAKDDVQPGPVVEAQSEPAPPDIGIPKAQEGRFPEQPREGGTTAPESSEEGLASDGDAGKKTYKCEQCGKAFSWHSHLVTHRRTHTGEKPYACTDCGKRFGRSSHLIQHQIIHTGEKPYTCPSCWKSFSHHSTLIQHQRIHTGEKPYVCDRCAKRFTRRSDLVTHQGTHTGAKPHKCPICGKCFTQSSALVTHQRTHTGVKPYPCPECGKCFSQRSNLIAHNRTHTGEKPYHCLDCGKSFSHSSHLTAHQRTHRGVRPYSCPLCGKSFSRRSNLHRHEKIHTAGPKALAMLMLGAAGALAAPPPAPT
- the LOC132437946 gene encoding transcriptional repressor RHIT isoform X1, producing MSADGGGIRATQDKEGAQETPGHGHSCQEMLSESEGTVPLGAAQESPHIKMEPEEPHPEGASQEARAQGVRGWVPLSQGSKEKSHFVPGGALPSPQISVLSHEGRTRDRRMAAALLTAWSQMPVTFEDVAVYLSREEWGRLDHTQQSFYRDILQKRNGLSLAGFPFSRPFWASQVQGKGEASGSCQQMGDEEEEKRGAMEVGKEELAPSLGALGDMKSFKSRVGRAQGDAPRCGQRAAGSQSSGPAKDDVQPGPVVEAQSEPAPPDIGIPKAQEGRFPEQPREGGTTAPESSEEGLASDGDAGKKTYKCEQCGKAFSWHSHLVTHRRTHTGEKPYACTDCGKRFGRSSHLIQHQIIHTGEKPYTCPSCWKSFSHHSTLIQHQRIHTGEKPYVCDRCAKRFTRRSDLVTHQGTHTGAKPHKCPICGKCFTQSSALVTHQRTHTGVKPYPCPECGKCFSQRSNLIAHNRTHTGEKPYHCLDCGKSFSHSSHLTAHQRTHRGVRPYSCPLCGKSFSRRSNLHRHEKIHTAGPKALAMLMLGAAGALAAPPPAPT
- the LOC132437946 gene encoding transcriptional repressor RHIT isoform X4 — translated: MSADGGGIRATQDKEGAQETPGHGHSCQEMLSESEGTVPLGAAQESPHIKMEPEEPHPEGASQEARAQGVRGWVPLSQGSKEKSHFVPGGALPSPQISVLSHEGRTRDRRMAAALLTAWSQMPVTFEDVAVYLSREEWGRLDHTQQSFYRDILQKRNGLSLAGFPFSRPFWASQVQGKGEASGSCQQMGDEEEEKRGAMEVGKEELAPSLGALGDMKSFKSRVGRAQGDAPRCGQRAAGSQSSGPAKDDVQPGPVVEAQSEPAPPDIGIPKAQEGRFPEQPREGGTTAPESSEEGLASDGDAGKKTYKCEQCGKAFSWHSHLVTHRRTHTGEKPYACTDCGKRFGRSSHLIQHQIIHTGEKPYTCPSCWKSFSHHSTLIQHQRIHTGEKPYVCDRCAKRFTRRSDLVTHQGTHTGAKPHKCPICGKCFTQSSALVTHQRTHTGVKPYPCPECGKCFSQRSNLIAHNRTHTGEKPYHCLDCGKSFSHSSHLTAHQRTHRGVRPYSCPLCGKSFSRRSNLHRHEKIHTAGPKPHSCGQCGKRFRWGSDLARHQRTHTGEKPHKCQECDKSFRSSSDLVRHQGVHTGQKPFSCSECGKSFSRSAYLADHQRIHTGEKPFGCSDCGKSFSLRSYLLDHRRVHTGERPFGCGECDKSFKQRAHLIAHQSLHAKMAQPVG